From Penicillium psychrofluorescens genome assembly, chromosome: 6, one genomic window encodes:
- a CDS encoding uncharacterized protein (ID:PFLUO_008797-T1.cds;~source:funannotate), whose protein sequence is MTDRPFHFLPDSVTVTFSESVSLIGTLLYLHLLRGLSYLAQHIGDYTQSGQPLKRSIVHTENNIIKLCLDIVPASACRAVLVATGQLHEDYPGPVIPVSHGGRFPSNNTIFLQTPSSALSSVSHSSTRLPQCYPEAAAERSVLTENNHTFRLDASTPPSPGEGEQPKNGSFYATVRKYMSSPRLSRPSVVVTPAPHQQKEEDIHWPTPLPPPPSMASILQQAEGGNCECGPVFHLFSDHDPETPPPRESPGSSLRTFHSDPGRPSMSSWVSASDDSSMLQVKRSSKYRSVDSYPGKFPVSETGDFAVPYSVRGKGVTSVRPFSDM, encoded by the coding sequence ATGACAGACCGGCCCTTCCATTTTCTTCCCGACTCGGTCACGGTAACCTTCTCCGAATCCGTCTCCCTCATCGGCACCCTTCTATACCTCCATCTCCTGCGCGGCCTCTCATACCTCGCCCAGCATATCGGCGACTACACTCAGTCAGGACAGCCGCTCAAACGATCCATTGTCCACACAGAGAACAATATCATTAAACTCTGTCTAGACATCGTCCCAGCGTCAGCCTGCCGCGCCGTCCTCGTGGCAACAGGCCAACTGCACGAGGATTACCCCGGTCCAGTAATCCCAGTCAGCCATGGAGGCCGCTTTCCCAGCAATAATACCATATTCCTACAAACCCCGTCCAGCGCTCTGTCCAGCGTCTCGCACAGCAGTACTCGTCTGCCGCAGTGCTATCCCGAGGCAGCGGCGGAGCGTTCCGTTTTAACAGAGAACAATCACACTTTCCGCCTCGATGCCAGtactcctccatctccgggagaaggagaacaacCAAAGAATGGTTCTTTCTACGCCACTGTCCGGAAATACATGTCTTCGCCTCGCCTGTCCAGACCTTCAGTCGTGGTCACTCCGGCGCCTCATcagcagaaagaagaggatATACATTGGCCAACTCCACTGCCGCCACCCCCAAGCATGGCCTCAATCCTGCAACAAGCCGAAGGCGGCAACTGCGAATGCGGACCcgtcttccatctcttctcaGACCACGACCCGGAAACACCGCCGCCGCGCGAGTCCCCCGGCTCGTCACTGCGCACGTTCCACAGTGACCCCGGCCGTCCGTCCATGTCGTCGTGGGTTAGTGCGAGTGACGATTCGTCGATGTTGCAGGTGAAGCGCTCGTCTAAGTATCGCTCGGTGGATAGCTATCCGGGCAAGTTCCCTGTTAGTGAGACGGGGGATTTTGCGGTGCCGTATTCTGTTCGTGGGAAGGGGGTTACTTCTGTGCGGCCGTTTTCTGATATGTAA
- a CDS encoding uncharacterized protein (ID:PFLUO_008800-T1.cds;~source:funannotate) translates to MSQSKQGRRRRSSSIIYQEPPESIEHTSDQAALPNLNANWVNAKGAWTIHFVLIAALKIFYDIMPGVSQETSWTLTNISYMFGSFLMFHWVRGIPFEFNAGAYDNLNMWEQIDNGDQYTPAKKFLLCVPIVLFLLSTHYTHYDLTYFTINFLATLGVVIPKLPFSHRLRIGLFSDIPEES, encoded by the exons ATGTCCCAATCCAAGCAGGGCCGGCGGCGAcgctccagcagcatcatTTACCAGGAACCTCCCGAGTCCATCGAACACACCAGCGACCAGGCCGCCTTGCCCAATCTGAATGCGAATTGGGTGAATGCCAAGG GGGCCTGGACCATCCATTTCGTTCTCATCGCCGCCCTCAAGATCTTTTACGATATCATGCCAGGTGTCTCCCAGGAGACCTCGTGGACCCTCACCAACATCAGCTACATGTTCGGCTCATTTCTCATGTTCCACTGGGTGCGGGGCATTCCCTTCGAATTCAACGCCGGCGCCTACGATAATCTCAATATGTGGGAGCAGATCGATAATGGCGACCAGTACACGCCCGCCAAGAAGTTCTTGCTCTGCGTGcccatcgtcctcttcctcctcagcaCCCACTACACCCACTACGACCTGACCTACTTCACCATCAACTTCCTAGCCACGCTGGGGGTTGTGATCCCGAAACTACCTTTC TCCCATCGGTTGCGAATAGGTTTATTTTCCGACATACCGGAGGAGTCATAG
- a CDS encoding uncharacterized protein (ID:PFLUO_008799-T1.cds;~source:funannotate): MPDLSDEDADSRTAAVGVQRARSNPQSAVSSRHGSHDSLRPAKKQRRNGREGDREVADFVPRGAAFSANSLAIDPDITSSSGSSSDSSDDDDDEDDDAQTPENPHAGNTAPAISWNQGRKSAVRTSLGKRKAQPDNDKSGSTDQFNTVNGAYWGTRSTSVSSAGKDTEMKDQPQKNGELEDGEIDPDSDSSDSVSSDPEADDSIMLNTEPLDSTDGAMDSLQPLVLGRGHPNGKPSAPALGIDSTDATPRSKEEAFQLLSRKYTTVPSTLMDLDKADLELHAKYLFFDRDIHDIDLNLPITCIECLREGHLAEVCPTKEVGIILSPYAQGR; the protein is encoded by the coding sequence atgCCCGACCTGTCCGACGAAGACGCTGACTCGCGAACAGCCGCGGTAGGTGTACAGCGTGCCCGCTCGAACCCCCAGTCTGCGGTCTCATCGCGCCATGGATCGCACGACAGCCTCCGTCCcgccaagaagcagcgcaGAAATGGCCGCGAGGGAGACCGCGAGGTAGCCGACTTTGTTCCTCGGGGTGCGGCATTCAGTGCCAATTCCCTGGCGATCGATCCCGATatcacctccagctccgGATCTAGCTCGGATTCGagcgatgacgacgacgatgaagacgacgatgccCAAACACCTGAAAACCCCCATGCTGGAAATACCGCTCCGGCTATTAGCTGGAACCAGGGGAGAAAAAGTGCCGTGCGGACAAGTCTGGGCAAGCGGAAGGCTCAGCCGGACAATGACAAGAGTGGATCGACGGATCAATTCAATACAGTGAATGGCGCGTACTGGGGCACTCGCAGTACCTCTGTTTCGTCAGCAGGGAAAGACACAGAGATGAAAGACCAACCCCAAAAAAATGGCGAGTTggaagatggcgagatcgaccCTGATAGCGATTCTTCCGACTCAGTCTCCTCGGACCCGGAAGCTGATGATTCCATCATGCTGAATACCGAGCCACTAGATTCCACAGACGGGGCCATGGATTCCCTCCAACCTCTAGTTCTCGGTCGAGGACATCCCAATGGGAAGCCCTCTGCGCCGGCGCTGGGTATTGATTCTACGGACGCAACACCTCGGTCAAAGGAAGAAGCGTTCCAGCTCCTTTCGCGCAAGTATACTACTGTGCCAAGTACTCTGATGGACTTGGACAAGGCAGACCTGGAGCTCCACGCCAAGTATCTGTTTTTCGATCGGGACATCCACGATATCGATTTGAACCTGCCCATCACCTGTATCGAATGTCTGCGAGAGGGCCATCTGGCCGAAGTGTGTCCCACCAAAGAGGTAGGGATTATTCTGTCCCCATATGCGCAAGGACGATAG
- a CDS encoding uncharacterized protein (ID:PFLUO_008798-T1.cds;~source:funannotate), with protein MFAEMRSALGIDRSIDILQHIRDIPTTEERAAAVAKIQAVERRAMLEQQPQPGLVRLMEYLQSRGLKRALCTRNFEAPVMHLIQSQLPSHTFLPIITRDTPDIIPKPDPAGILHIAQGWGLSNRAENLIMVGDSIDDMTAGHTAGAATVLLLNEHNVHLQEHAHTDLCISRLDDLVDILERGFVGVRGEMCLEGNKIDVTKIGSRV; from the exons ATGTTCGCTGAAATGAG ATCCGCCCTGGGCATTGACCGCTCAATCGACATCCTCCAACACATCCGCGACATTCCAACCACAGAAGAGCGCGCCGCAGCCGTCGCAAAAATCCAAGCCGTCGAGCGGCGCGCCATGCTAGagcagcagcctcagccCGGTCTTGTGCGGCTAATGGAATATCTACAGTCGCGTGGACTGAAGCGGGCACTGTGCACCCGGAATTTCGA AGCACCTGTGATGCATTTAATCCAAAGCCAACTCCCGAGTCATACCTTCCTCCCGATCATCACTCGCGACACGCCTGACATTATCCCCAAGCCTGATCCTGCGGGTATTCTGCACATCGCGCAGGGATGGGGTCTTTCAAATCGAGCCGAGAATTTGATTATG GTTGGAGACAGCATCGATGATATGACGGCCGGTCACACTGCCGGCGCGGCAACGGTGTTGCTGTTAAATGAACACAACGTGCACCTGCAAGAGCATGCGCATACCGATCTCTGTATCAGTCGCCTGGATGATTTGGTTGATATCCTTGAACGCGGATTTGTGGGCGTGAGGGGAGAGATGTGCCTGGAGGGCAATAAAATCGATGTCACTAAGATTGGATCGCGTGTATAG